In the Pseudolabrys taiwanensis genome, one interval contains:
- the aspT gene encoding aspartate-alanine antiporter translates to MVKWFVETLRDHPEIAIFLSLGIGYWVGGKSWKGLSLGAVTSTLIAAVIIGQLHITVSANVKTIFFLMFLFAVGYGVGPQFVRGIAKDGVPQALFAVVQCLLCLAVAYVAARMAGYDLGYAAGLYAGSQTISASMGLATDAINRLHLPTDETKRLLDAMPVAYAVSYIFGTIGSAVILAQLGPLLLRLDLVAACKRYEEQMGGGGGVPDQEGGGWHQFELRAYQVRQGGRVVGMTCAAAEAMALPARVFVERLRRDGKIIEAKPDTVFKDGDIVALAGRREILVDVVGKAAIEVEDPELLAVGLEGVDVYVTDKRLDGITLAQAASQPGARGVFLRKITRGATGVNIPILPQTQIHRGDILTLVGRTQDIAAAAKHIGYIDKPSTVADVAFIGGAIAIGALVGALTLNIGSVPLTLSTAGGTLIAGLVFGWLRSIHPTFGRIPSQTVWFMNSVGLNVFIAVVGISAGPSFVAGLQQLGISLFLWGVFATTLPLILGMFAARYIFRFDPAILFGCVAGARTTTAALGMICEVAKSQVPGLGYTVTYAVGNTLLTIWGMVIIMLLA, encoded by the coding sequence ATGGTGAAATGGTTCGTCGAGACCCTGCGCGATCATCCCGAAATCGCGATCTTCCTCTCGCTCGGCATCGGCTATTGGGTCGGCGGCAAGTCGTGGAAAGGGCTGAGTCTCGGCGCCGTCACCTCGACATTGATCGCGGCCGTCATCATCGGCCAGTTGCACATCACCGTCTCCGCCAACGTCAAGACGATCTTCTTTTTGATGTTCCTTTTCGCCGTCGGCTACGGCGTCGGACCGCAATTCGTGCGCGGCATCGCCAAGGATGGCGTGCCGCAGGCGCTCTTCGCAGTGGTGCAGTGCCTGTTATGCCTCGCCGTCGCCTACGTCGCCGCGCGGATGGCCGGTTATGACCTCGGATACGCGGCCGGCCTCTATGCCGGCTCGCAAACAATTTCGGCGTCGATGGGTCTCGCCACCGACGCGATCAACCGGCTGCACCTACCCACCGACGAGACCAAGCGGCTGCTCGACGCCATGCCGGTCGCTTATGCGGTGAGCTACATCTTCGGCACCATTGGCTCGGCTGTGATCCTCGCGCAGCTCGGCCCCCTCCTGTTGCGGCTCGATCTCGTCGCCGCCTGCAAGCGCTACGAAGAACAGATGGGCGGTGGCGGCGGCGTACCCGATCAGGAAGGAGGCGGCTGGCATCAGTTCGAGTTGCGCGCCTATCAGGTGCGGCAGGGCGGCCGCGTCGTCGGCATGACATGCGCGGCAGCCGAAGCGATGGCCCTGCCCGCGCGCGTGTTCGTCGAGCGCCTCCGCCGCGACGGCAAGATCATCGAGGCCAAGCCCGACACCGTGTTCAAGGATGGGGACATCGTCGCCCTCGCCGGCCGGCGCGAGATCCTGGTCGACGTCGTGGGTAAGGCCGCCATCGAAGTCGAGGACCCGGAATTGCTCGCGGTCGGCCTGGAAGGCGTCGACGTCTATGTCACCGACAAGAGGCTCGACGGCATCACGCTCGCTCAAGCGGCGTCGCAGCCGGGCGCGCGCGGCGTCTTCCTGCGCAAAATCACGCGCGGCGCGACCGGCGTCAATATTCCGATCCTGCCGCAGACGCAGATTCATCGCGGCGACATTCTTACGCTCGTCGGCCGCACGCAGGACATCGCAGCCGCCGCCAAGCATATCGGCTATATCGACAAGCCCAGCACCGTCGCCGATGTCGCCTTCATCGGCGGCGCCATTGCGATCGGCGCACTTGTCGGCGCACTCACGCTCAATATCGGCAGCGTGCCGCTGACGCTATCGACTGCCGGGGGCACGCTGATCGCCGGTCTCGTTTTCGGCTGGCTGCGCTCCATCCATCCGACCTTCGGCCGCATTCCGTCACAGACGGTGTGGTTCATGAACTCGGTCGGCCTCAACGTCTTCATCGCCGTGGTCGGCATCTCCGCCGGCCCGAGCTTCGTCGCCGGCCTGCAACAGCTCGGCATCAGCCTGTTCCTGTGGGGCGTGTTCGCCACCACGCTGCCGTTGATCCTCGGCATGTTCGCGGCGCGCTACATCTTCCGCTTCGATCCAGCCATCCTGTTTGGCTGCGTCGCAGGGGCGCGCACCACCACCGCCGCGCTTGGCATGATCTGCGAGGTCGCCAAGAGCCAGGTGCCCGGCCTCGGCTACACCGTCACTTACGCCGTCGGCAATACGCTGCTCACCATCTGGGGCATGGTCATCATCATGCTGCTGGCGTGA
- a CDS encoding bifunctional aspartate transaminase/aspartate 4-decarboxylase translates to MADAAQMKHMERAEEKALEQLSPFELKDKLIKIAQERAKMAGAHQMLNAGRGNPNWIATTPRESFFLLGQFALGESKRVWQDKDLGGMPAKDGIAARLHAFLATHGESDGGRLLKTALDYGVNTLGFNEDAFVHELTDSIIGDNYPVPDRMLTHAEQVAHAYLMQEMCGNRPPKGRFDLFAVEGGTAAMCYIFDSLQINRLIKRGDKIAIGAPIFTPYIEMPQLDQYGLEVVRIDACEMRTEGIHSWQYPDNEIDKLADPAIKAFFLVNPSNPPSTAVRQPTIDRIVDIVEKKNPNLIIITDDVYGTFVEGFRSLMADLPHNTIGVYSYSKYFGCTGWRLGVVCVHQDNIYDRMIAALPDADKKALHRRYESLTLEPEKMKFIDRMVADSRRVALNHTAGLSLPQQVQMMLFSLFCLTDKGDAYKKLTRRIVAKRTEKFWEGFHLKPPVDPLRANYYSTVDILIGADKALGQEFVDYMQETYEPIDILIRLAEQYGTVLLNGSGFDGPLWSVRTSLANLPDDAYAQIGAHLEAIVREYADEWRKAKKK, encoded by the coding sequence ATGGCAGACGCGGCACAGATGAAGCACATGGAGCGCGCCGAAGAGAAAGCGCTCGAGCAGCTCAGCCCCTTCGAACTCAAGGACAAGCTCATCAAGATCGCGCAAGAGCGCGCTAAGATGGCCGGCGCCCATCAGATGCTCAACGCCGGCCGCGGCAATCCCAACTGGATCGCCACGACGCCACGCGAATCCTTCTTCCTGCTCGGTCAGTTCGCGCTCGGCGAGTCGAAACGCGTGTGGCAAGACAAGGATCTCGGCGGCATGCCGGCCAAGGACGGCATCGCCGCGCGCCTGCACGCCTTCCTTGCCACGCACGGCGAGAGCGACGGCGGCCGGCTCCTCAAGACCGCGCTCGACTACGGCGTCAACACGCTGGGCTTCAACGAAGACGCCTTCGTGCACGAACTCACCGATAGCATCATCGGCGACAACTACCCGGTGCCTGACCGCATGCTCACGCACGCCGAACAGGTCGCGCACGCCTATCTGATGCAGGAGATGTGCGGCAACCGGCCGCCCAAGGGCCGCTTCGATCTTTTCGCCGTCGAGGGCGGCACGGCGGCGATGTGCTACATTTTCGACAGCCTGCAGATCAATCGCCTTATCAAGCGCGGCGACAAGATTGCCATCGGCGCGCCGATCTTCACCCCCTATATCGAGATGCCGCAGCTCGACCAGTACGGGCTCGAAGTCGTCCGCATCGACGCCTGCGAGATGCGCACCGAAGGCATCCACAGCTGGCAGTATCCGGACAACGAGATCGACAAGCTCGCCGATCCCGCGATCAAGGCGTTCTTCCTCGTCAATCCGAGCAATCCGCCCTCGACCGCCGTGCGGCAGCCGACCATCGACCGCATCGTCGACATCGTCGAGAAGAAGAACCCCAACCTCATCATCATCACCGACGATGTCTACGGCACCTTCGTCGAGGGCTTCCGCTCCTTGATGGCCGACCTGCCGCACAACACCATCGGCGTCTACTCGTACTCGAAGTATTTCGGCTGCACCGGCTGGCGTCTGGGCGTCGTCTGCGTGCACCAGGACAACATCTACGACCGCATGATCGCCGCGCTGCCGGACGCAGATAAGAAAGCGTTACACCGGCGCTATGAGTCGCTGACGCTCGAGCCGGAGAAGATGAAGTTCATCGACCGCATGGTGGCGGACTCGCGGCGCGTCGCACTCAATCACACCGCCGGCTTGTCGCTGCCGCAGCAGGTACAGATGATGCTGTTCTCGCTGTTCTGCCTCACCGACAAAGGCGACGCCTACAAGAAGCTGACGCGCCGCATCGTGGCCAAGCGAACGGAGAAGTTCTGGGAAGGGTTCCATCTGAAGCCGCCGGTCGATCCCTTGCGCGCCAACTACTACTCCACAGTCGACATCCTGATCGGCGCCGACAAGGCGCTCGGCCAGGAGTTCGTCGACTACATGCAGGAGACCTACGAGCCGATCGACATCCTAATCCGGCTCGCCGAGCAATACGGCACGGTGCTGCTGAACGGCAGTGGTTTCGACGGCCCGCTGTGGTCGGTGCGAACCTCGCTCGCCAATCTCCCGGACGACGCCTATGCGCAGATCGGCGCGCATCTGGAAGCCATCGTGCGCGAATATGCCGACGAGTGGCGGAAGGCAAAGAAGAAGTAG
- a CDS encoding EamA family transporter — MTPGLLFALGAMLLFGVGDLIYKRAAAAGIGAAQFVMLQAWAFAPSINLYAWLTGTLDVHWSAAWGSLAGLFSLVAFYNFARSLKDGAVSTNAPIFRLNFTLTAALAIVLLGETFTIAKAGALACALVAVWLLLAEPGAARGQIKLASLTRVLIATVAMAFANLSYKIGLTQGAVPETMVAAQAWSFSSLATLLCFVQERRLRLTPWAWTYSAPAAFALLVAFVLLLHGLALGPASVLVPVAQMSFVFTAIVGALAFHEKLNARKRIGLVVAIAALGLFAVS; from the coding sequence ATGACTCCCGGCCTTTTGTTCGCGCTCGGCGCCATGCTGCTCTTTGGCGTCGGCGATCTCATCTACAAGCGCGCGGCCGCCGCCGGCATCGGCGCGGCGCAATTCGTGATGCTGCAGGCCTGGGCGTTTGCGCCCTCGATCAATCTGTACGCCTGGTTGACCGGCACGCTCGACGTGCACTGGTCGGCGGCGTGGGGCTCGCTCGCCGGCCTGTTCTCGCTGGTCGCCTTCTACAATTTCGCGCGCAGCCTGAAGGACGGTGCGGTCTCGACCAATGCGCCGATCTTTCGCCTCAACTTCACGCTGACGGCGGCGCTCGCGATCGTCCTGCTTGGCGAAACTTTCACCATCGCAAAGGCAGGTGCCCTTGCTTGCGCGCTCGTTGCCGTATGGCTGCTGCTCGCCGAGCCCGGCGCAGCACGCGGCCAGATCAAGCTCGCGTCGCTGACGCGCGTTTTGATCGCCACGGTGGCGATGGCTTTCGCCAATCTGTCCTACAAGATCGGGCTCACCCAAGGCGCGGTGCCGGAGACCATGGTGGCGGCGCAGGCCTGGTCGTTCTCGTCGCTCGCCACACTGCTGTGTTTTGTCCAGGAGAGGCGCCTGAGGCTCACACCTTGGGCGTGGACTTATTCCGCGCCCGCCGCTTTTGCGCTGCTCGTCGCCTTCGTGCTGCTGCTGCACGGGCTCGCGCTCGGTCCGGCCAGCGTGCTGGTCCCGGTGGCGCAAATGAGCTTCGTCTTCACCGCCATCGTCGGCGCGCTGGCATTCCACGAGAAGCTGAACGCACGCAAGCGGATCGGCCTTGTGGTGGCGATCGCGGCGCTCGGGCTGTTCGCGGTGAGTTGA
- a CDS encoding YebC/PmpR family DNA-binding transcriptional regulator: MAGHSQFKNIMHRKGKQDKVRSKLFGKLAREITVAAKLGMPDPAFNPRLRLAVLAARAENMPKDNIERAIKKASGADQENYDEIRYEGYAPGGVAVIVETLTDNTNRTAGEVRSIFTKAGGNLATTGAVSFMFDHVGVVEYDAAKASPDDMLEAAIEAGAEDVVSDDSGHQVITKTDTLHEVTKALEAKFGEPRKTGMVWKPQNTVAVDDEAGEKILKLMDALDDNDDVQNVYANFEVSDALVQKMSA, translated from the coding sequence ATGGCCGGTCATTCCCAATTCAAAAACATCATGCACCGCAAGGGCAAGCAGGACAAAGTCCGCTCCAAGCTCTTCGGCAAGCTGGCCCGCGAAATCACCGTCGCGGCCAAGCTCGGCATGCCGGATCCGGCGTTCAACCCACGCCTGCGCCTCGCGGTGCTGGCGGCACGCGCCGAGAACATGCCCAAGGACAATATCGAGCGCGCCATCAAGAAGGCGTCCGGCGCCGACCAGGAGAACTACGACGAGATCCGCTACGAGGGCTATGCGCCCGGCGGCGTCGCCGTCATCGTCGAGACGCTGACCGACAATACCAACCGCACCGCCGGCGAAGTGCGCTCGATCTTCACCAAGGCCGGCGGCAACCTGGCGACGACCGGCGCGGTGTCGTTCATGTTCGACCACGTCGGGGTCGTCGAATACGACGCGGCCAAAGCGAGCCCCGACGACATGCTGGAAGCGGCGATCGAGGCTGGCGCCGAGGACGTGGTGTCCGACGACAGCGGCCACCAAGTGATCACCAAGACCGACACGCTGCACGAGGTCACCAAGGCGTTGGAGGCCAAGTTTGGCGAGCCGCGCAAGACCGGCATGGTGTGGAAGCCGCAGAACACGGTCGCGGTCGACGACGAGGCGGGCGAGAAGATACTCAAGCTGATGGACGCGCTCGACGACAACGACGACGTGCAGAACGTCTACGCCAACTTCGAAGTGTCCGACGCACTCGTGCAGAAGATGAGCGCGTAA
- a CDS encoding TIGR00282 family metallophosphoesterase codes for MRILFIGDIVGRAGRAIVLDRLPNLIRDWKLELVVINGENAAGGFGITEAIYNEFIDAGADAITLGNHAWDQREALVFIERAPRLVRPVNFPAGTPGRGAALVDTKNGKRALVINAMGRIFMDPLDDPFAAVDRELNACPLRSACDAVIVDMHCEATSEKQAMGFFVDGRASLVVGTHTHVPTADHRILPGKTAFVSDVGMTGDFNSVIGMGKDEPLNRFLRKIPSAKFEPANGPATLCGLAVETDDASGLAVKVGAVRLGGTLEEARPPFWA; via the coding sequence ATGCGCATACTCTTCATCGGTGACATTGTCGGGCGTGCCGGACGCGCCATCGTGCTCGACCGTCTGCCGAACCTGATCAGGGACTGGAAGCTCGAACTGGTTGTCATCAACGGCGAGAACGCCGCCGGCGGCTTCGGCATCACCGAGGCGATCTACAACGAGTTCATCGACGCCGGCGCCGACGCCATCACGCTCGGCAATCACGCGTGGGATCAGCGCGAGGCGCTGGTGTTTATCGAGCGCGCGCCCCGCCTCGTCCGTCCCGTGAATTTCCCCGCCGGCACGCCCGGGCGCGGTGCCGCGCTGGTCGATACTAAGAACGGCAAGCGCGCGCTGGTGATCAACGCCATGGGCCGCATCTTCATGGACCCGCTCGACGATCCATTTGCGGCAGTCGATCGCGAATTGAACGCGTGTCCGCTGCGCAGCGCCTGCGATGCCGTGATTGTCGACATGCACTGCGAGGCGACGAGCGAGAAGCAGGCCATGGGCTTCTTCGTCGACGGCCGCGCCAGCCTGGTCGTCGGCACGCATACCCATGTGCCGACTGCCGACCATCGCATCCTTCCGGGCAAGACCGCCTTTGTTTCCGATGTCGGCATGACCGGCGACTTCAATTCCGTCATCGGCATGGGCAAGGACGAGCCGCTCAACCGCTTCCTGCGCAAGATTCCGAGCGCCAAGTTCGAGCCGGCCAATGGTCCGGCGACCCTGTGCGGCCTGGCGGTGGAAACCGACGACGCCTCCGGTTTGGCGGTGAAGGTCGGCGCGGTCCGTCTCGGTGGAACGCTGGAAGAAGCGCGGCCGCCGTTCTGGGCCTAG
- a CDS encoding 5-formyltetrahydrofolate cyclo-ligase, which yields MSQFAEPATKESLRAAALAQRDALPAAERQAGAETIAARPFPVNIAPGVIVSGFMPMKSEINPLPLLHKAADQGARLALPAIDKRGKPLIMRAWKFGDPFKAGQWGIREPVPEAPAVDPDILIVPLACFDRAGHRIGYGAGYYDMTINALRAKKKVIAIGIAFAVQEIPRVPATERDERLDLVLTEREAIDFRG from the coding sequence TTGAGTCAGTTCGCCGAGCCGGCCACCAAGGAATCTCTCCGTGCCGCCGCGCTCGCCCAGCGCGATGCCCTGCCGGCGGCCGAGCGCCAGGCCGGCGCCGAGACCATCGCCGCACGCCCCTTTCCGGTGAACATCGCGCCGGGCGTCATCGTCTCCGGCTTCATGCCGATGAAGAGCGAGATCAACCCGCTGCCCTTGCTGCACAAGGCGGCCGATCAGGGCGCGCGGCTGGCGCTGCCGGCGATCGACAAGCGCGGCAAGCCGCTGATCATGCGCGCCTGGAAGTTCGGCGATCCCTTCAAGGCCGGGCAATGGGGCATCCGCGAGCCGGTGCCGGAAGCGCCCGCGGTCGATCCCGACATCCTCATCGTGCCGCTTGCCTGCTTCGATCGCGCCGGTCACCGCATCGGCTACGGCGCCGGCTACTACGATATGACCATCAATGCCCTCCGTGCGAAGAAGAAGGTGATTGCCATCGGCATCGCTTTCGCGGTGCAGGAAATTCCTCGTGTGCCGGCGACGGAGCGCGACGAGCGGCTCGATCTCGTGCTAACGGAGCGCGAGGCGATTGATTTCCGTGGATAA
- a CDS encoding PaaI family thioesterase, translating into MTPAEVETRIRDSFAKQTIMQTIGAEVLAVRAGEVEIVLPFSDKVLQQHGFVHAGAVATIADSACGYAGLSVMPMDAAVLTTEFKINLLSPAKGDRLRAVGRVIRNGKTLVVTLGEVFAETGGTSKQVAMITATMMVVNTGTGLRD; encoded by the coding sequence ATGACCCCTGCCGAGGTCGAAACGCGAATCCGCGATTCCTTCGCCAAGCAGACGATCATGCAGACAATCGGCGCCGAGGTCCTCGCCGTGCGGGCCGGCGAGGTCGAGATCGTGCTGCCGTTTTCCGACAAAGTGCTTCAGCAGCACGGTTTCGTGCATGCCGGCGCGGTGGCGACGATCGCCGATTCGGCCTGCGGCTACGCGGGATTGTCGGTCATGCCGATGGATGCCGCGGTGCTGACCACGGAGTTCAAGATCAACCTCCTCTCGCCGGCCAAAGGCGACCGGCTGCGCGCGGTCGGCCGCGTCATCCGCAACGGCAAGACCCTGGTGGTCACGCTCGGCGAGGTGTTCGCGGAAACCGGCGGCACGTCGAAGCAGGTGGCGATGATCACCGCGACGATGATGGTGGTGAATACCGGGACGGGGCTGAGGGATTGA
- a CDS encoding cell division protein ZapA, which produces MALVNATIAGRQFRLACEDGQEEHLTALAKDIDTRIIDLRRKFGEIGDTRLTVMAALMVADDLSESHRRIRRLEEEIQALQDARMVSSDRARAASDAVVGAFNSAAERIEGITKKLNQTLGPGAAIG; this is translated from the coding sequence ATGGCCCTCGTCAATGCCACCATCGCCGGCCGCCAATTCCGTCTCGCCTGCGAGGATGGGCAGGAGGAGCATCTCACCGCGCTGGCGAAGGACATCGATACCCGCATCATCGATTTGCGCCGCAAGTTCGGCGAGATCGGGGACACGCGTCTCACGGTGATGGCGGCGCTGATGGTCGCGGACGATCTCAGCGAATCGCACCGTCGCATCCGCCGGCTCGAAGAGGAGATTCAGGCGTTGCAGGATGCGCGCATGGTGTCCTCGGACCGCGCGCGGGCGGCCTCCGACGCGGTGGTCGGTGCCTTCAATTCGGCGGCCGAGCGCATCGAGGGCATCACCAAGAAACTCAACCAGACGCTCGGCCCCGGCGCGGCGATCGGGTGA
- a CDS encoding DUF4164 family protein yields the protein MSEQSAIDAAVKRLALALDALDAAVERRREADRSEEALANQVQALGVDRSKLAAALDGETSRSRKLEATNREIAERLDAAIADIQSVLDTHQK from the coding sequence ATGAGTGAGCAAAGCGCAATCGATGCTGCGGTGAAGCGCCTGGCGCTCGCGCTCGACGCGCTCGATGCCGCAGTCGAGCGGCGGCGTGAGGCCGACCGCAGCGAAGAGGCGCTCGCCAATCAGGTGCAGGCTTTAGGCGTGGATCGCAGCAAGCTCGCCGCGGCGCTCGACGGCGAGACGTCGCGCTCGCGCAAGCTCGAGGCGACCAACCGAGAGATCGCGGAACGGCTCGATGCGGCGATCGCCGACATCCAATCGGTGCTGGACACGCATCAGAAGTAA
- the tkt gene encoding transketolase, with translation MAANERHGSATPITAHKSMANAIRALAMDAVEKANSGHPGLPLGAADVATVLFSRFLKFDPAAPKWADRDRFVLSAGHGSMLLYALLYLTGYSSVTLDEIKRFRQLGSKTPGHPENFVTEGIETTTGPLGQGLATAVGMAIAERHLAAEFGGIVDHKTYVLASDGDLMEGISQEAIALAGHLKLSKLIVLFDDNGISIDGALSLSDSVDQVKRFEAAGWASWRIDGHDPEAIAAALEKAQSADRPVMIACKTTIGYGAPNKAGKSSSHGSPLGADEIKGTRAALGWDYPPFEIPADILSAWRIAGSRSQGVHAAWQKQLAAVEPAKRVEFERRMKGDLPLEALAAAMRALKESLVATPKNIASRSASEYALEFLVPAVPEMVGGSADLTGSNNTRTKSMKAISAADFSGRFIHYGIREHGMAAAMNGMTLHGGIIPYSGTFLVFSDYARPAIRLAALMGERVIHVMTHDSIGLGEDGPTHQPVEHLAALRAIPNLLVFRPADAVETAECWELALKSKDRPSVLALTRQNLPQLRDRLDEENVCARGAYEIAGPDGAAQVSIFATGSEVSIAVDGAKLLAAKGVAARVVSVPSFELFAEQPEDVRRAIIGTAPVKIGVEAAVRMGWDAIIGSDGIFVGMTTFGASAPYKELYQKFGITAEGIAEAALSKLR, from the coding sequence ATGGCGGCCAACGAACGCCACGGGTCCGCGACCCCGATCACGGCACACAAAAGCATGGCGAACGCGATCCGCGCGCTGGCCATGGACGCGGTCGAAAAGGCGAACTCCGGTCACCCCGGCCTGCCGCTCGGCGCCGCGGACGTCGCCACTGTCCTGTTTTCGCGCTTTTTGAAATTCGATCCGGCGGCGCCGAAGTGGGCCGACCGCGACCGCTTCGTGCTGTCGGCCGGCCACGGCTCGATGCTGCTCTACGCATTGCTCTACCTCACCGGCTATTCGTCGGTGACGCTCGACGAGATCAAGCGCTTCCGCCAACTCGGCTCGAAGACGCCCGGCCACCCGGAAAACTTCGTCACCGAAGGCATCGAGACCACCACCGGCCCGCTCGGCCAGGGGCTCGCCACCGCCGTCGGCATGGCGATCGCGGAGCGGCATCTCGCCGCGGAGTTCGGCGGCATCGTCGACCACAAGACCTACGTGCTGGCCTCCGACGGCGACCTGATGGAAGGCATCAGTCAGGAAGCCATCGCCCTCGCCGGCCATCTCAAGCTCTCCAAGCTGATCGTGCTGTTCGACGACAATGGCATCTCGATCGACGGCGCGCTGTCGCTGTCGGACTCGGTCGATCAGGTCAAGCGCTTCGAAGCCGCCGGCTGGGCGTCGTGGCGCATCGACGGGCATGACCCGGAAGCCATCGCCGCCGCGCTGGAGAAGGCGCAGAGCGCCGACCGCCCGGTGATGATCGCGTGCAAGACCACCATCGGCTATGGCGCGCCGAACAAGGCCGGCAAGTCCTCGTCGCACGGCTCGCCGCTCGGCGCCGACGAGATCAAGGGCACCCGCGCCGCCCTCGGTTGGGACTATCCGCCATTCGAAATTCCGGCGGACATCCTGTCCGCCTGGCGCATTGCGGGCAGCCGCTCACAGGGCGTGCATGCCGCCTGGCAGAAGCAGCTCGCCGCGGTCGAACCGGCCAAACGCGTCGAGTTCGAACGCCGCATGAAGGGCGATTTGCCGCTTGAAGCGCTCGCCGCCGCGATGCGCGCGCTCAAGGAAAGCCTCGTCGCAACGCCGAAGAACATCGCCTCGCGCAGCGCGTCCGAATACGCGCTCGAATTCCTGGTGCCGGCGGTGCCGGAAATGGTCGGCGGCTCGGCCGATCTCACCGGCTCCAACAACACCCGCACCAAGTCGATGAAGGCGATCTCGGCCGCCGACTTCTCGGGCCGCTTCATCCACTACGGCATCCGCGAGCACGGCATGGCGGCCGCCATGAACGGCATGACGCTGCACGGCGGCATCATCCCCTATTCCGGCACGTTCCTCGTCTTTTCCGATTATGCGCGCCCGGCGATCCGCCTCGCGGCGCTGATGGGCGAACGCGTCATCCATGTGATGACGCACGACTCGATCGGCCTCGGCGAAGACGGCCCGACGCACCAACCGGTCGAACACCTTGCGGCGCTGCGCGCCATCCCGAATCTGCTCGTGTTCCGTCCGGCCGATGCGGTCGAGACCGCCGAGTGCTGGGAACTCGCGCTGAAGTCGAAGGATCGGCCGAGCGTGCTCGCGCTGACGCGCCAGAACCTGCCGCAATTGCGTGACCGCCTCGACGAAGAAAACGTGTGCGCCCGCGGCGCCTACGAGATCGCCGGCCCCGACGGCGCCGCGCAGGTCTCGATCTTCGCCACCGGCTCGGAAGTTTCGATCGCGGTCGACGGCGCGAAGCTCCTGGCCGCCAAGGGCGTTGCTGCGCGCGTCGTCTCGGTGCCGTCGTTCGAACTGTTCGCCGAACAGCCTGAGGACGTCCGCCGCGCCATCATCGGCACCGCCCCGGTGAAAATCGGCGTCGAGGCCGCCGTCCGGATGGGCTGGGATGCCATCATCGGTTCCGACGGCATCTTCGTCGGCATGACGACTTTCGGGGCCAGCGCGCCCTACAAGGAACTCTATCAGAAATTCGGAATTACCGCTGAGGGGATTGCCGAAGCGGCATTAAGTAAACTTCGTTAG
- the gap gene encoding type I glyceraldehyde-3-phosphate dehydrogenase: protein MTVRVAINGFGRIGRNILRAIAEGGRKDIEVIAVNDLGPVETNAHLLRYDSVHGRFPHEVTVKGDTISIGNGAIKVTAERDPSKLPWKDLGIDIALECTGIFTAKDKASAHLTAGAKRVLVSAPADGADATIVYGVNHDKLTKDHLVVSNGSCTTNCLAPVAKVLNDTVGIETGFMTTIHAYTGDQPTLDTMHKDLYRARAAAMSMIPTSTGAAKAIGLVLPELNGKLDGVSIRVPTPNVSVIDFKIVAKKATTKEEINEAMKRAAEQQLKGILGYTTHPNVSIDFNHDPHSSTFHMDQTKVMNGTLVRVMSWYDNEWGFSNRMADTAVAMGKLI, encoded by the coding sequence ATGACTGTACGCGTAGCCATCAACGGATTTGGCCGTATCGGCCGCAACATCCTGCGTGCCATTGCCGAGGGCGGCCGCAAGGACATCGAGGTCATCGCCGTCAACGACCTCGGTCCGGTTGAGACCAACGCCCATCTCCTGCGCTACGACAGCGTGCACGGCCGCTTCCCGCACGAGGTTACCGTCAAGGGCGACACCATTTCCATCGGCAACGGCGCCATCAAGGTGACGGCCGAGCGCGACCCGTCCAAGCTGCCGTGGAAAGACCTCGGCATCGACATCGCGCTGGAATGCACCGGCATCTTCACCGCCAAGGACAAGGCCTCGGCCCACCTGACCGCCGGCGCCAAGCGCGTGCTGGTCTCCGCGCCGGCCGACGGCGCCGACGCGACCATCGTCTACGGCGTCAACCACGACAAGCTGACCAAGGACCACCTGGTCGTCTCCAACGGCTCCTGCACCACCAACTGCCTGGCGCCGGTCGCCAAGGTGCTGAACGACACCGTCGGCATCGAGACCGGCTTCATGACGACGATCCATGCTTACACGGGCGACCAGCCGACGCTCGACACCATGCACAAGGATCTCTACCGCGCCCGCGCCGCGGCAATGTCGATGATCCCGACCTCGACCGGCGCCGCCAAGGCGATCGGCCTCGTCCTGCCCGAGCTCAACGGCAAGCTCGACGGCGTTTCGATCCGCGTGCCGACGCCGAATGTGTCGGTGATCGACTTCAAGATCGTCGCCAAGAAGGCGACCACGAAGGAAGAGATCAACGAGGCGATGAAGCGTGCGGCCGAGCAACAGCTCAAGGGCATCCTCGGCTACACCACGCACCCGAACGTTTCGATCGACTTCAATCACGACCCGCACTCGTCGACCTTCCACATGGACCAGACCAAGGTCATGAACGGCACGCTCGTGCGCGTGATGTCCTGGTACGACAACGAATGGGGCTTCTCCAACCGCATGGCCGACACGGCCGTGGCGATGGGCAAGCTGATCTAA